ATTTCTTTTAAGATTATCCGTTATGGAAATTACTACGAACTATCGATTAATGAAATTGTAAAACTGACTTTATTAGATTTTAAATACAACGAAGGAAAAGTCGGTATTTATGTATGTTCGGCTGTTATTTCGATTAGCGATTCTAAAATTCATGTTATTCCAGAACCTGAAAATGAATATGCAGCATCCGATCCTGAAAAATATGATAATGAATTACAACCAAATTCTGTTGTTTGATTCTTCATTATATAAATAATCAAATCAATACCAATAAATTTAAACACATAGAAACATAGATTTTCATTGTCTATAAAGGCATTTCACTTTTAATAAAACACATAGCGTTATGTTTTAAAAAGCCACAACCCGAGCAATAGCGAACAGGCGAAGCAATTTCACAAATTTTTACAAATTTTTAATTCGCGGAAATTTGTGAAATTTGTGGCAAAAAAATAAACACATCGCACTATGTGTTAGAAACTAGTTTCTTTCTATAATCTTAAAAGACAATGAAAATCTATGTTTCTATGTGTTTAAAATCTTTTTTTTATTCTCAAATACAATTCTAATATAAATTCTTATGAATACTCAAACCTCTAAAATCTTTATTGCATTTTTACTTTTACTGACTTTTAATTTATCTCATGCTCAGCAAAACGATAAAGAAAAATGCCGTTATACTAAAACTCCAAATGGCTATTTGATGGTTCTTCGCGAAGGCGATAATGTGTTAGCTTTGATTGAAAATCTGGCGAAAGAACAAAATATTCCTTCTGCTAATTTTACCGGAATTGGTTTTGCGCAGGACGCTACATTTGGTTTTTATGATTTCAGTCAAAAGAAATTTCATCCAAAAACTTTCAATAAGGTTGAAATGGGAAGCATTACTGGTTCTATAGCCTGGAGCAGCGAAAAACCTTCAATTCATATGCATGGCGTAGCAACAGATGATAAATTTGATGCTTACGGCGGTCATATTTTGGCACTGAAAGTCGGAACAGGTTCTATGGAAATTTATATTACAGTAAATAATGAAAAACTGGAACGAAAAGTGGAACAGCCATTGAATGCTAATGTTTTACAATTGCCTTGTTTGAAGTAAACTTCGAGTATAATTTTTTTAAACACATAGAAACATAGATTTTCTTTGCGCGAAAAAAGGCATTTCACTTATAATAAAACACATAGTCTCTTGTGCATTAAACTTTGTCAAAGTTTTGAACTTTGACAAAGTTGCCTCACCGTTTATACAAAGCTATGTGTTAGAAACTAGTTTCTTTCTAAACTCTTTTATCAAGTTTTATAAAAAATTCTATGTTTCTATGTGTTTAAAAAAATTAATTCTCAAGTTAATACAGTTGTTTTTATTTTGAAAGATAAAACTTATATTGCCTTCTTCAACTGATAGTAAACAACATGCCACAAAGTCCTTCCCCTGAAGATGTAAAGAACATTTTTGAAACCTATTTTACCGCAGATATGACTATCTGGAAAGGATTCTCGGAGAAAATTAAAGTACGGGAATTTGAAAAATCAGAAATCATAAAAGATTACAATGCTGTAGAAAGATATCTCAACATTGTTATAAAAGGATCGGCAGGATTATTTGTTTGGGATGGGAAAAGAGATATCTGCATTAATCTTCTTTATGAAAAAAGTTTCATCAGTGATTATATGTCTTTCTTAAATCAACAGCCTACTGTTATCAAAACAGAAGCTTTGGAAGAATTGACTTTATGGTCTATTTCTCATTCTGATTTAAACGAATTGTATCAAAGATCTGAAACAGGTTTACGAATTGGAAAAGCAATTTCTGAAATGCTTTATGTACGCAAACAGCAGGAGCAAATTAATCTTTTAACGCTTTCTCCTCAAGAACGTTATTTAAAACTTATAGAAGGCCGTCCGGAAATATTCCAGAGAACTCCTTTG
This portion of the Flavobacterium panacagri genome encodes:
- a CDS encoding PPC domain-containing DNA-binding protein, whose amino-acid sequence is MNTQTSKIFIAFLLLLTFNLSHAQQNDKEKCRYTKTPNGYLMVLREGDNVLALIENLAKEQNIPSANFTGIGFAQDATFGFYDFSQKKFHPKTFNKVEMGSITGSIAWSSEKPSIHMHGVATDDKFDAYGGHILALKVGTGSMEIYITVNNEKLERKVEQPLNANVLQLPCLK
- a CDS encoding Crp/Fnr family transcriptional regulator, which codes for MPQSPSPEDVKNIFETYFTADMTIWKGFSEKIKVREFEKSEIIKDYNAVERYLNIVIKGSAGLFVWDGKRDICINLLYEKSFISDYMSFLNQQPTVIKTEALEELTLWSISHSDLNELYQRSETGLRIGKAISEMLYVRKQQEQINLLTLSPQERYLKLIEGRPEIFQRTPLKIIASYLGLTAESLSRIRKRVMEK